One part of the Lycium ferocissimum isolate CSIRO_LF1 chromosome 8, AGI_CSIRO_Lferr_CH_V1, whole genome shotgun sequence genome encodes these proteins:
- the LOC132068149 gene encoding uncharacterized protein LOC132068149, which translates to MEDCSKYVHSPAHLAVAKRDYATLKRIVAGLPQLAKAGEVNTETESLAAEINADSVSAVIDRRDVPGRETPLHLAVRMRDPISAEILMAAGADWSLQNESGWSALQEAVCTKEENIAMIIARHYQPLAWAKWCRRLPRIVASAGRIRDFYMEITFHFESSVIPFIGRIAPSDTYRIWKRGSNLRADMTLAGFDGFRIQRSDQTFLFLGEGYSSEDGNISLTPGSLIVLAHKEKEITNALEGAGVQPSEAEVAREVALMSQTNMYRPGIDVTQAELVPHLNWRRQERSEMVGTWKAKVYDMLHVMVSVKSRRVPGAITDEELFTVNDDEKVMNGGDDYDDALTAEERIQLDSALRGNSDGPGEDEEPEVHDFQSCESNGVTKEKKSWFGWSKKGSSKDTNDDSDDSKLVKKFSKLAPEDSKQRPNENHASSSEVPREDTGDSKRSKDKSSKKKKKKATVGEPKTESEYKKGLRPVLWLTPDFPLKTEELLPLLDILANKVKAVRRLRELLTTKLPPGTFPVKVAIPIVPTIRVLVTFTKFEELEPVDEFSTPLSSPTNFQDAKSKESDGSTSWISWMKGNRDELSNDSKLQSFRDEIDPFRIPSDYSWVDANEKKRRMKAKKARSKKHKKHSAARNPENGQHTSEDVEE; encoded by the exons ATGGAAGACTGTTCGAAATATGTTCATAGTCCAGCTCATTTAGCTGTGGCTAAGCGAGACTATGCCACTTTAAAAAGAATAGTTGCTGGCCTTCCTCAATTGGCCAAGGCTGGTGAAGTGAACACTGAGACGGAGTCTCTGGCTGCTGAGATCAATGCAGATTCTGTTTCTGCAGTAATTGATAGGCGGGATGTTCCTGGCCGTGAAACCCCATTGCACCTTGCTGTTCGGATGCGGGACCCTATCTCTGCTGAGATTTTAATGGCTGCAGGCGCCGATTGGAGTCTTCAGAATGAGAGCGGGTGGAGTGCTCTCCAAGAAGCGGTGTGTACCAAGGAGGAGAATATTGCTATGATTATTGCTAGGCATTATCAGCCTCTTGCTTGGGCCAAGTGGTGCCGAAGACTTCCCAGGATTGTTGCCTCGGCTGGTCGAATTCGTGATTTCTACATGGAAATAACCTTCCACTTTGAGAGCTCAGTTATACCGTTCATCGGACGGATTGCTCCATCGGACACTTATCGGATTTGGAAACGAGGTTCTAATCTTCGTGCAGATATGACTCTTGCAGGGTTTGACGGGTTCCGCATTCAACGTTCGGATCAAACTTTCCTCTTTCTTGGAGAAGGGTATTCGTCAGAAGACGGGAACATATCTTTGACTCCTGGTTCTTTAATTGTGCTTGCTCATAAGGAGAAAGAGATTACAAACGCGTTAGAAGGAGCTGGTGTTCAACCATCTGAAGCTGAAGTTGCTCGTGAAGTTGCTTTGATGTCTCAAACGAATATGTATAGACCGGGAATTGACGTTACTCAGGCGGAACTCGTTCCCCACTTAAATTGGCGGAGACAGGAGAGGTCTGAGATGGTCGGTACATGGAAGGCAAAGGTGTATGATATGCTTCACGTTATGGTCAGTGTAAAATCGAGGCGTGTTCCTGGTGCGATAACCGATGAGGAGCTCTTTACAGTGAATGACGATGAAAAAGTAATGAACGgtggtgatgattatgatgatgcgTTAACGGCTGAAGAACGAATACAGTTAGATTCTGCACTTCGGGGCAATTCAGATGGACCTGGTGAGGATGAGGAGCCTGAGGTTCATGATTTTCAGAGTTGTGAATCGAACGGTGTTACAAAGGAGAAGAAGAGTTGGTTTGGTTGGAGCAAAAAAGGCAGCTCAAAAGACACTAATGACGATTCAGATGACTCAAAGCTTGTAAAGAAGTTCTCCAAGCTGGCTCCAGAGGATAGCAAGCAGAGACCAAATGAAAATCACGCATCATCATCCGAAGTTCCTCGGGAGGATACGGGGGATAGTAAAAGGAGCAAAGATAAGAGcagcaagaagaaaaagaagaaagcaacCGTGGGTGAGCCTAAGACCGAAAGTGAGTATAAAAAAGGATTAAGACCTGTTTTGTGGTTGACGCCAGATTTTCCGCTGAAAACAGAAGAACTCTTGCCATTGCTTGATATTCTGGCCAACAAGGTTAAAGCTGTCAGAAGATTAAGGGAGCTTTTAACTACTAAACTACCTCCTGGCACATTTCCTGTCAAG GTAGCAATCCCTATAGTTCCAACCATTCGAGTTCTTGTTACATTTACAAAGTTTGAAGAGCTTGAACCAGTGGACGAATTCTCAACCCCTCTTTCAAGCCctacaaatttccaagatgcTAAGTCGAAGGAATCAGATGGCTCTACATCATGGATTTCATGGATGAAGGGGAACCGTGATGAGCTATCTAACGATAGTAAACTCCAGAGTTTCCGGGATGAGATTGACCCTTTCCGTATACCTTCAGATTATTCTTGGGTAGATGCAAATGAGAAAAAACGCCGAATGAAAGCCAAGAAAGCAAGGAGCAAGAAGCATAAAAAGCATAGTGCTGCTAGAAATCCAGAGAATGGGCAGCATACAAGTGAGGATGTTGAAGAATAG